ATGAAGGCGATGAAATCACGACTAGGATATCATCATTTTTACAGTACAGAttgccggaaaaaaaaaaaaaaaaacatgtgaagagtgagacagaaaaaaagagagtgAGACGTTGGTGGGACCTCCAACAGCGTCTCACTGTTAGGAATTCTGTTGTTTATATAAACTGTAATCTTTTCCATTCGTTGTGAGGGCCTGGGGAgtcgtgtgtatatgtgtgtgagaaAGAAAGCGTAAGTGTTTACATGACTCTACATATGTGCATTTCTCCttgtgtatttgtctgtgtgcatgcatatgtgccctgcatgtgtgtgcatgcatgtaagtgtatgtgtgtgagagaggacTTTGAGCAGGGCTGAATTAGGCTTGCTGTTTATTCAGTGCATTACAAGGCCAGGAGATGTTTACAGCAGTATATTTATGCTGCTCCCCAGCTAGCCAGCTCTGGCTTGCCCCATTCACCCGACCACAGCTACAGCTACAGCTAAACAAGACCTCCAACAGAGATACTAGACCCCTATGTCTTTCTTTCTCACCCATCTTCTGAATAAAGAAAGGCGACAAGAGAGAAACAAAATGCTCCCTTAGTCCCAATCCTATTTCTTATTATTGGTATATTCAGCGATGTTTCTGTCTCTTAAGGTATTTACAGTGTTTTATCCATTCAACCCAACATAATAGAGGAGTTATTTATCTAACATCCATTTACCCACCCACTAGGATGTCGTATCCATGCAAGAAAGCCACCCTCAGAGtatttctcctcctctcccttctcTCCCTACTTCTGTCTCTGTTTCTGCAGAAAAACTGTGCTTTTTATGTCACGGAGGCCTGCTGCAGTCAGTGAGCTCAAGGTTGTGGTTTCGGGTTTGGGCCGAGaccacattcagctgaaaaacATTGAGCTATTCGCCTTTTTTCCACTCTGACCATGAAACATTGGTagaaaacacacgcacacacatgaaAGAACATATACGGACAATTCTTATGTGCTCGCTCTCTCACAaacataaagggggggggggggggggcatgtctgTTGGTGGGCTACAGACTATCTGCCTGGCTGACCAGTTCAAATTTAGTTCCACTTTTTATTACGGCACCCAGCATGGAGGGAGAGAATGCCAAAATGGATGATAGGAATTTTTACAGATTCccgcatgtgtgtatgtgtgtgcgaaaGACACGGAATGAACGAGAGTGAGAGACACCACCCAGTGGGTAGCAGAACACTTCCATGTTTACGAGCAGCTGCTACACACCCTTGATGTTTTCCCCATTTGTTGTGCTCTGAGGTTGGAGAGACGGATGTGTGTGTGCTCAGAGTGACAGAACCAGGTGCATATTCgtcagtgtgtatgtatgtatgtgtgtgtgtacataaatAGGGGTCTAACACTTCCACCTGCATGCACCCCTGACCCCCCACAAGGCTCCCTCCAGTCCCTAAGTGAGGCTAGACAACtggcaccacacacacactctttcacACATAGCAGTGGTGTAAAACCAAAACACTGCTTCTTCTGAAGGTAACATATGGGCTGTGAAGGGTGTGGACACAACGGCTGCTTAAGCGAGTACTATCATCACATAGGGAGCATATGTGAATTTCACCTGACTTGTCATACACACATTACAGAactacacaaatgcacacacagcaATCTTACCTCATGATGAAGTCAAACTCTGACCCTGCCAGCATGAGAACACCCAGCAGTGTGGAGATCGCTCCGTCAACCACCGGGGCGAACATGTGCTCCAGAGCCACCGCTGAGCGCTTGTTTCTGTTGCCAATCGCTGTCAGGAAGCCCTGTGGTGGAGGGAGAGGTGGGGAAAAGAAATGAGTTGGAAATCTTGCCGATCACACAAAACTTGTGCTTGCGGCCCGGCTTGGCACACCGTGGAATTCCTGCGTTTGGTTTTGTTGGGGATATACGCTACAAAACTGTACACTTTGCTAGAAATCAGGGTTAAAGCTGCCAGCATGAAGCAGGGATCCAAAATCTTAACGCTCCTAGTAAATCTTTAATCGCACTAATTTGACCTTAATCACTTTATGTTTTTGACAATAAGCTATGGGAGCCATTATATCTAAATAGCCAAATAGCAATTCAAACCTCAGTAATAAGAAAATACATTCATTACTAATCATTCATACCATTAGTCGTGCTTATGAATGTATTTAGGAGAAGTGTCTGAAACTGTGAACGTACCAGAGCAATGTGAACAGTGAACTCCACTCCGATGCCCACTGAGGCGATCAGGATGACCACAGGGATGGCACTCAGCTTGATGCCAATCAGACCCATGATGCCAAACAGCTCCACTGTCATCATGGCCAAGATAAACACCTAAATGGAAGACAAAGATGGAAAGTGTTGGGTTTTAATTGctaataatacaaaaacttttggACAATGAGACAAATCAGCAGTAAAACAGAGTAAGAGCAACTATGTTGATCTGCGTTGAGCTCTTCACCCGACACAATCTTTGACCTGGGCATAGGATCTCGACCACATGGCATCAAATTTCACAACCTAAGGCTAATACCATCCCTCTTCCTTCCCTCATTATTCTCTTCTTTCCCAGAGGTGGTTAAAATGACAGACAGCACCCAGGCTAACACATTAAAGGCATTCTATCACTCCTATGATGTCATAGCTATGTGAATGTTGAAAAATGACCTTGTTTTTCACAATATAGCAGTCTAAATTGCTTACTTTATTGTTTCCTACATTTTGATCCATATATGTATCTAACAAAGTGTTTTAATTTGCTAATACCTTTAGAGTAAATGTGCGAGGTTTATGTTAACCGCAATACAAATAGCAACAACTAGCCTCTAAAAACATGAAGGGGCGCAGGCTTCCTGGCTGACAGGAGCTTTTGATCACCGCAGGGGCTCAAAGCTAGGGCACAATTAATTTGGAAATGATAAAAGCCGTTTTACTGCTCGACCACATACAGGCTGGATGAAACCTTAACAGACTGATGCCTGGAAACCATACATGCATGTAGCTGTGCCTCTCTCTCTTTTTGATGAGATTGTGTTGTGTTACTGTCTCAATCAGTGCTGCTAGGGGCCGCTACTTAAATTAAACACATTCCAACTGAAACTGGAACTGTTGTTGTGCTACACTCCAGCCCCCCAAGTGGTTGTGGATATGTGgatttgtgtatatgtgtatgtgggaCCACCGGTCGCACCAGCTTGTGTGTGAAACGTTTTCCAAGTGCTGAATGGTTAGactgtctctctctctaacacacacacacatagacacacacactcccacataTCCCTGATGGATGGGTTGAGCAGGCCAAGGTCGCAACTGGGCAGATCTGTCCTGTCCTCAAGTCTCTCTCTTTCCATCTGACAAAGGCTGTAAGGGAGTTGGAGGTAGAGGCTTCAGGAGGGCAAAGCCTTTCTCGCTCCTTTGCATTTCCTTTTCTAAGGCCGACCCAGCCTACATTAGAATGACAAAGGTCcccgtatgtgtgtgtgcgcactggCCCTCCGCAGAGAAAAAGGGGCCCCCAAGACAGAGTTATTGAGCTGTGCTGAGAAGGGTGAGAAGAAAGTGGGAGGACGACTAAAGGGAGAAAGGTACTAATGATGTTGTTGAGGTAGGATGAGGCAGAGAGAGGCAAGGAATGCGATAGGAAGGATGTGATAAGTAGGTAAAGGAAAAGTGATGTTGACTTACAATGATGCCAGCGGTCCAGGGGTTGAGCAGGAGAATGGCACAGACCAGGAAGGTACAAGCCAGCACCACACTGATTGACAGAAGGAACCAGTGTCGGAGGCCAATGTACTGCTCCCAGAACAGGAAGGGGTAGCCGTTAGGGTAGTTGAACACACCCTTGCGGCTAAACTCATCGCAGATGGCCCGCACACTCTCAATTGCTTCCACAAAGTCGCTGGCCTGCCGAAGACCATTCAGGTAAAAGGGGAACTGAGCAAACTCCAGAGGCTCTGCAGCTGGAACTGTGAGGGTGGAAACAGAGAGAGGGGTCAAATCATGTGCTATTCTTAATGTTAATGCCAGAAAATTTAGCTTTGCAGTGTTTAGCAGACTAAGACATAAAAGCCCGCTTTCCTGTTCACAGTATGACATTAGACATCTGTTAAGTACAAAAGCCTGCTTATTTTGCATGGAAGGCCAAGATAATTTGTTTTTAATGGGATACTTACTACGCAGATTCTCCCCTGTGGTGTCGTACTTATCATGAATCCACTCTCTGGGATGTGGGTAGAAGTTGGCCTGGGATGCAGCATAGCCCAGAGGATCATTACTGACCCAAACTGTCAGGTAAATATAAAACACCTCTGGAGGAATCAGACCCTCTGCATCCACCAGTCGTCGAGAAAGCAACTACagaacaaaaaaagatttttaaaaaaaattgtaaaatgctACACTCATCATCCTAAAACAACCAGTAAATGTAGCTTTATCTGATGCCACACACAGAGGTAAGCTCTTGTAGTTCTTATAAGACATACCTGGCTGTAGTTGAAAGGCTCTTTCTTGGAGCCGGTCTGGATGAGGAGCTTGTATGCCAGAGCTCCATCCTCAGTCCCGTTGCGATAGCTGTCAGAGGTAATCCTGCTTGCCTGCCAGTCGGCATCAAAAGCAGCCTGAAGACCTGTGTATGAGAAAAAACACATAGATGAGAAATTATTATTGCGGTTGTCATTCATAAAAAGTGTAATTTCTGTTTTGACTAAAAAGTGTGCAGTGATGACGGAAATAAAAGATCAAGTttccttttgcatcattttttttcCCAGCTGGCTCTGATTGACCTGTTAGCTATTACTTCCTCCTGACTGGGCCTCTGACAAGTCCTagcctgaggacacacacacacacacacacacacacacatgcaaagatAACCTGTGACCCTAACCCGTCTACTGCACCACCCCTGAGTCCAGGTGAATAGGGGTAAACAGCATGACTGAACTTTCCCTCACCCTTCACACATTCTCACCCCCACACTCACAACCATTTCACTTCTGTCcttgtaaaatgcacacctgaaAAAGCCTGTTGCGCTCTACCGGATTCTGACATCATTATCAAAAGCCCTCAGGGAAAAGGGGCGTAAGTTATTACCTGACtcacacataaaaataacattactAAGCCTGACTTCTTACCTCTGAGCCAGTCCTGGAAGTAATGCAGCCACATGCGGGGTAGTTTGTTGTCGCTGTCTCTGACCACGTATCTAACAGAGTTAAAGGCGTTGTGCAGCTGAATCAGCAGCCTTTGTGACCTGGCGTAATCGAATCTGTCCATCGTCACCAGGTACATGTTGTAGAAAGAGAAATACTTAAACTGGGCGTCAATGAAATCATATTCCTTGGTGTCCCGAGGCACAATGTCTGTTAGATAGAGTCCATCGTGCACCATGGTGGTCCCATAAAGACTAAGGCCGAGGAGGCCCAGGAAGAGAACCACCACGATGGCTTTGCTCTTGGGCTTCAGGAGCAGAGGGGCGTATTTTTCTCTGGCGAAACTTGACAGGTTCCAGTGCAAGAATGGGAGCGGGACACACTTCTTTCCCGACTTGGAGTCCTCAACCTGGGCTAAGAGGTCCCGGGTGGAGCTGGAGGTAGGAGTGAAGAGCTGGGAGCCATAGGGGTCTGGcacagaggtggaggagggggaagGTGTGATGGCTAGACGAAAGGTAAAGAGAATAGTTTTAAAATACGTGTGGTCTGTTTAgctttaaaaatagaaaaaaaatgacagcGCTCCACTTACCTTGAGCCTGGGAGGTGGGACACACTATAATAGAAGCGGGGCTGGTGGAAATCTGGGATGTAGGTGGCAGGATTGTGACAATATGCTGGCCTGCTGCATCACACTGTGTAAACGCCTGCACTGTGGTGGTGATTTGGGTACTGGTGGTGATGGTCGACCCCgttgtgtactggtgtgtgtggGCCCTTGGTGTTGTAGGTGTGTGTGACTGTTCTCCTGCATCAGACAACTCATGCGGAGACAGGTGGATGACACGATCTGAGCAAGGGCTGTACAGGCAGCAGAGGACATCCAACCGCTTGTCCTCACGCCGATGGAGGTCCAGACTGAGGATGGCGGGGAAGATGAGCAGCACCATGGCGAAGTTAAACACAACCACAATGGCCGCCTACGGGAGACAAAATGAGAGTTACATACTTTAAAAAGATAGATAAACAAAGTGAGGAAAGCCAGACATCTATATGTAAAATTACACCCAGTAGGGAGACTCAGGGCTCCATCGTTTCCTAAGTATCACAGACCACAGccctgaaaataaagaaaaggctTCACCAGCCAGGAATACTAAGCGGGCCAGGAggggagaaagacagagagagagaaagaaagaaaagagtgcCAGAGAGAAAGAACTGCAAGAGAGAATGAGTGAatggagcgggggggggggggggggggtatatatGTTACAAGTCAGAGCAGAGCCATCACCCTTCACCACTACTGCCACTGCCTCCAAGctcaccccaccccctgaagttGACATTCTAACTGGCTGTGGTTTCCAGTGtgcgtatgtgtttgtgtgtgtgtgcttgtgagtTTCGGACCACCCACAGTTAGTTACAGATCAGAGCAAACCGCCTTGACGGGTAGTGATATACTGATCCACTCCACCCTCCCTCTCTTGTCTTCTCTTTACGTCTACCCCGTTCTGTCTGCTCATCACTCTCTTTCCTCTAATTATTTCGTAAAACAGGCAAAaactcacacatacacagaaaataTGCACACCCCGTAGGTGCTGTAATAAAACTGGTAACAAAGGCTCCGAATAAATGTCACTACTCTTAAGTTATCTCTTTCCTTTTCAAAGGAGCCTCAGGCCTTTGGTTGTGTGTGATTGTGTACATGTGTTTATGTCAGACATGGATGTAACATACCTGCAAAGAGAAAGCTCGCAAAGCGGGGATGGGTACGAGAGCAGCCATGAAAAAGGCGATCATGTTGTTGATGGAAGTCAGAGCCACGCTGGTGCCTGTGCGGCGTAAACAATCGCCTGTTCGCTCCTAGAAGATAAACATTGACACAGGTAAGGAAGTGAGTAGAGGAAGAGACGAGgacagaagaggagaggaaaggaaaggagaggtGGGAAGGTACCTTAAAGGGGATGTTGCTTTCAGCCTCTGTGAAGGAGTGAGCCAACAGAAACATGTCATCCACACCAATCCCTAGCGCCAGGAAGGGAAGCACCTGGGATGGGAAATACATCAAAAAGAACATATGCTCAGAAATCAGCATTTGTAAACTGTGGCACCAAAATCTGGGTTTGGAATTCTACATTAAGAATAAGATTTGCACTAAACGCTATGAAGTGTTTAGATTTAGTCTTGTGTTTTACCTGTGTGGTGGCAGCATTAAAGGAAAGGCCAAGCAGGGAGCAGAGACCCAGTCCTGCAGCCACTGACAGAGCCACAAGCAGGACCCCCGCCAGACCCACGGCACCCTGGGATTTAGCACAGTCCCATCGCAGCATGGTCACACAGGCGTAGGCCAGCTACACAGGAGATGACAATCTTCAGTGACAGAACtttaaataaaagacaaatgtaataataacattaaatcagCGACTCACCATCAGCAGGTATCCCCCGGCGACCCTTATGACACTGACATCAGAGAAGGACTTCATAATGTCATTGAGGGTGGTAGTGGAGAACGCATGGATGGACTGAGTGGAGTTAGTTGGAATACTCTGGTGGACCACCTGTGGGATTAACATCAATCATTTGTCAAAGAGTCCCAGCTAAAACAGATCCATCTTAAAAACATTAGCACCAACTCTAGCTTATCCACATTTAATAGGCAGCTGATGAAAGGTTAAACATGCACTAGATTTGCTCTATAATTTACAAATAAGCTATCAAAATAAGGATGTTTAAAGCACCAGGATGATGCCTACATGCTCTAGTAAGCCTAATGattcttctcttctttccataTTTTAACAGCCCCTTtgaaatgtgcatgtgtgtgaaagtgtgtgtgctAGCATGTGTGTACGTATGACAACTGAGGAGTAATGAGCACAGATGCCAGAGGTTGTGAGGTCAAAGGTGAAAGGGATGGGATCAAATAGCTTGGAAGGCTGCTCTCTCTACTCAATGCCATGGATTGACCAAGGCTCCTGAAAGCTTTTTACCTGCGAGCAATTAGTCATCACTCATAATCTCACATAGATCTGTTCTTGTTCTTTAATGTGTCAGGAGGAGGTCCGGCGTCTCTGTCAGTTTGTATTTCAGTTTGCTGCCCCTCCTCCTTTGCACATGTTGGTTGTTTCCCTCTTTCCATCTCTCCTTACTCTCACTGTGGTGGGTGTCAGCTATCACAGCAACAGCTTGTTCCTATAACTAGGGCTCTGACAGAGAAAGATGACTGGCctaccacatatacacacacccacacatacacacctactgCCCTGGTGTGCCCTGTGATTCGCTTTACAAGGCAGCTGAAGACTGATGGAATTCAGACACTGCAGAGTAAGGCTCACGCAGTGtctctgagtgtgtgtgcatgtgtgtgtgtatgtgtgtgagtgtgtaaaccaaagcaaaacaaaactgcAAAGGGACAAGGAAATGCCTCCTCATT
The DNA window shown above is from Sphaeramia orbicularis chromosome 17, fSphaOr1.1, whole genome shotgun sequence and carries:
- the ptch2 gene encoding LOW QUALITY PROTEIN: protein patched homolog 1 (The sequence of the model RefSeq protein was modified relative to this genomic sequence to represent the inferred CDS: deleted 1 base in 1 codon), with amino-acid sequence MASDRGVPGAGVFGDLPPSYTRSQPPPPNPDLLRRPSYCHAAFALKQISKGKAVGQKAPLWIRARFQALLFSLGCHIQRHCGKVLFIGLLVFGALSVGLRVAAIETDIEQLWVEAGSRVSQELRYTREKQGEESVFTSQMLIQTPKEEGTNILTQDALLVHMEAALSASKVQVSLFGKSWDLNKICYKSGVPIIENVMIERMIDKLFPCMIITPLDCFWEGAKLQGGSAYLPGMPDIQWMNLDPVKLMEELSQFTSLEGFKEMLDKAQVGHAYMNRPCLDPSDLDCPLSAPNKEHGESPDIAGRLQGGCHGFSRKFMHWQEELILGGRVKNSQDALLSAEALQTMFLLMSPKQLYEHFKDDYEIHDINWNEEKATAILESWQRKFVEVVHQSIPTNSTQSIHAFSTTTLNDIMKSFSDVSVIRVAGGYLLMLAYACVTMLRWDCAKSQGAVGLAGVLLVALSVAAGLGLCSLLGLSFNAATTQVLPFLALGIGVDDMFLLAHSFTEAESNIPFKERTGDCLRRTGTSVALTSINNMIAFFMAALVPIPALRAFSLQAAIVVVFNFAMVLLIFPAILSLDLHRREDKRLDVLCCLYSPCSDRVIHLSPHELSDAGEQSHTPTTPRAHTHQYTTGSTITTSTQITTTVQAFTQCDAAGQHIVTILPPTSQISTSPASIIVCPTSQAQAITPSPSSTSVPDPYGSQLFTPTSSSTRDLLAQVEDSKSGKKCVPLPFLHWNLSSFAREKYAPLLLKPKSKAIVVVLFLGLLGLSLYGTTMVHDGLYLTDIVPRDTKEYDFIDAQFKYFSFYNMYLVTMDRFDYARSQRLLIQLHNAFNSVRYVVRDSDNKLPRMWLHYFQDWLRGLQAAFDADWQASRITSDSYRNGTEDGALAYKLLIQTGSKKEPFNYSQLLSRRLVDAEGLIPPEVFYIYLTVWVSNDPLGYAASQANFYPHPREWIHDKYDTTGENLRIPAAEPLEFAQFPFYLNGLRQASDFVEAIESVRAICDEFSRKGVFNYPNGYPFLFWEQYIGLRHWFLLSISVVLACTFLVCAILLLNPWTAGIIVFILAMMTVELFGIMGLIGIKLSAIPVVILIASVGIGVEFTVHIALGFLTAIGNRNKRSAVALEHMFAPVVDGAISTLLGVLMLAGSEFDFIMRYFFAVLAILTVLGMLNGLVLLPVLLSMMGPPAEVTPVDNASRLPTPSPEPPLPPPMTHHGYYTGHHNPRSSHPQAFSESSDSEYYSEMTTTSGIGEEDYKYCDRSTYIASHTSVPPATSHILLEASKNPSFPKLTVVKPFKENTTGHGARIEPSSEPSHHPQSTLSSQVTCWDGNKQEPGLQRLQAPSSQHLPSDRVHFSGRTSQSGPRLQNSRGPQPNRTKGHSYSNSNSALPSQQGSNGGPVTMVTATASVTVAVHPTLPGAAYQGYMHEGFDTDSESDCFEATKRTYSDKTNFSSCKRDSLELQDIEATQSQTEHQHGKTQGGLRIQASKDC